The proteins below are encoded in one region of Candidatus Thiodiazotropha sp. LNASS1:
- a CDS encoding sulfite exporter TauE/SafE family protein, whose amino-acid sequence MIEQSSYLAAFVVGLLGGGHCVGMCGGIVGALTFGLPASVQSRLLNTFPYQLGYNLGRITSYVAAGAIMGGLGVLLTQAVPVYVAQRVLLVIAGAFMILLGLYLGGWWTGLARIERAGNLLWTKIEPFARKLLPVKSPGQAWILGLVWGWIPCGLVYSMLVWTVSAGSVAKGAGLMLAFGLGTLPNLFVMGILAGSLARWFKDIRVRRAAGFIVILFGIVTLARAL is encoded by the coding sequence ATGATTGAACAAAGCAGTTATCTGGCCGCTTTTGTAGTTGGATTGCTTGGTGGCGGGCACTGTGTCGGTATGTGCGGGGGAATTGTTGGCGCACTCACTTTTGGTCTTCCCGCCTCGGTGCAGAGCCGCTTGCTCAATACCTTTCCCTATCAGTTGGGCTATAACCTTGGACGTATCACCAGCTATGTGGCCGCCGGCGCTATCATGGGCGGATTGGGTGTTTTGTTGACACAGGCAGTGCCTGTCTATGTCGCACAACGGGTGTTGTTGGTGATTGCGGGTGCTTTTATGATCCTGCTTGGTCTCTATCTGGGTGGATGGTGGACAGGGTTAGCCAGAATCGAGCGTGCGGGAAACCTGTTATGGACGAAGATTGAACCCTTCGCCCGTAAATTATTACCTGTAAAGTCACCTGGTCAGGCTTGGATTCTGGGATTGGTATGGGGTTGGATTCCCTGCGGATTGGTGTACAGCATGCTGGTGTGGACGGTGTCGGCCGGGAGTGTGGCGAAAGGGGCGGGGCTGATGCTTGCCTTCGGACTCGGTACCCTGCCCAATCTCTTCGTCATGGGTATATTGGCGGGCAGCCTTGCACGGTGGTTCAAGGATATCCGTGTCAGGCGAGCCGCCGGATTCATTGTCATTCTGTTTGGAATTGTAACCCTTGCGAGGGCCTTGTGA
- the pyrE gene encoding orotate phosphoribosyltransferase: MQDYQREFLNFALDVGVLRFGEFTLKSGRVSPYFFNAGLFNSGASLARLGRYYAQAIVDSGIAFDILYGPAYKGIPLAAVTAAALYDQHDIDIPYAFNRKEAKDHGEGGVIVGHALEGRVLIIDDVISAGTSVRESVDIIQSLQAIPAGVVIALDRQEQGQGEQSAIQEVESDYGMPVSAIVRLEQLIEYLQESDDSRESLQRIMAYRDQYGVI; the protein is encoded by the coding sequence ATGCAGGATTATCAACGCGAATTTTTAAACTTTGCCCTCGATGTCGGTGTATTGCGATTCGGTGAGTTCACCCTGAAATCCGGGCGCGTCAGCCCATACTTTTTCAATGCCGGGCTATTCAACAGCGGTGCCAGCCTGGCCCGGCTCGGCCGCTATTATGCCCAGGCTATCGTCGATTCGGGCATAGCCTTCGATATACTCTACGGCCCGGCTTACAAGGGTATTCCGCTGGCGGCCGTGACCGCAGCGGCACTCTACGATCAGCACGACATCGACATCCCCTATGCCTTCAACCGTAAAGAGGCAAAGGATCACGGCGAAGGCGGTGTCATTGTCGGCCATGCGCTGGAAGGAAGAGTCTTGATTATCGACGATGTCATTTCCGCGGGCACCTCGGTCCGGGAATCCGTCGATATCATTCAATCTCTCCAGGCTATTCCCGCTGGCGTTGTAATCGCCCTCGACCGTCAGGAGCAGGGTCAGGGGGAGCAATCGGCCATCCAGGAGGTAGAGAGCGATTACGGCATGCCTGTCAGCGCCATTGTGCGGCTTGAGCAGTTGATCGAATATCTGCAAGAGAGTGATGATAGCAGAGAGTCGTTGCAGCGTATTATGGCCTATAGGGATCAATATGGCGTGATTTAA
- a CDS encoding YggS family pyridoxal phosphate-dependent enzyme codes for MTDQTHNSLQQHYQRVLNRIHQAETAAKRTPGSVKLLAVSKTRSAEEIGLLADLGHQCFGENYLQEALTKIEQLRDKGLEWHFIGRIQSNKTRAIAENFAWVHSVASLKHATRLSDQRPSGLPPLNICLQVNTSGESSKDGYSEETLREQFEAYTALPNVRIRGLMTIPAPAADEAAKHTPLKRLRLLRDELKSAKIPLDTLSMGMSDDLEAAIAEGTTIVRIGTAIFGPRQYNQ; via the coding sequence GTGACAGATCAGACACACAACAGCCTCCAGCAGCACTATCAAAGGGTGTTGAATCGGATTCATCAAGCGGAAACGGCAGCAAAACGAACACCGGGTAGCGTTAAGCTACTCGCTGTCAGTAAGACCAGAAGTGCCGAAGAGATCGGATTGCTGGCGGATCTCGGGCATCAATGCTTCGGAGAGAACTATCTTCAGGAGGCGCTGACAAAGATCGAGCAGTTACGAGACAAAGGGCTGGAATGGCATTTTATCGGTCGTATTCAGAGCAACAAAACCCGAGCGATCGCGGAAAATTTCGCTTGGGTCCATAGTGTTGCAAGCCTGAAACACGCCACTCGATTGAGTGACCAGCGCCCCTCCGGTCTGCCGCCTTTGAATATCTGTCTTCAGGTCAATACCAGCGGCGAATCGAGCAAGGATGGTTACAGCGAGGAGACATTGAGAGAACAGTTCGAGGCCTATACCGCACTCCCCAATGTGCGCATCAGGGGTCTGATGACGATCCCCGCGCCCGCAGCCGATGAAGCCGCTAAACATACCCCCCTAAAGCGGTTAAGATTGCTGCGTGATGAGCTGAAGAGCGCGAAAATACCGCTGGACACCCTATCTATGGGTATGTCTGACGATCTCGAAGCCGCCATTGCCGAAGGGACTACAATCGTCAGAATCGGCACCGCAATTTTCGGCCCGCGGCAGTATAATCAATAA
- a CDS encoding sulfite exporter TauE/SafE family protein codes for MEQFTLFVISLLANLFSAFSGGGAGLVQLPALIFLGLPFGVALATHKVASVALGIGATVRHLREGGLERQFVIFMLFTGLPGVVIGASLILQVADRHAEIALGVLTLGLGIYSYLSPKLGIEYQAIHRDRNGFLIGGAGLFLIGILNGSLTSGTGLFVTLWLVRWFGLDYRRAVAHTLVLVGVFWNGSGALTLGILGDIHWAWIPVLLIGSLLGGYLGAHLSIAKGNRWIKRGFEVVTLLIGTKLVLG; via the coding sequence GTGGAACAGTTCACCCTTTTCGTGATTTCTCTTCTGGCTAACCTCTTCTCAGCCTTCTCTGGAGGTGGGGCCGGACTGGTTCAATTACCGGCCCTGATCTTTCTCGGTTTACCCTTTGGGGTGGCTCTCGCGACACATAAAGTGGCCTCGGTAGCCCTCGGCATAGGGGCTACGGTCCGTCATCTGCGCGAGGGTGGGTTGGAACGCCAGTTTGTGATTTTTATGCTGTTCACGGGGTTGCCGGGTGTGGTGATTGGCGCCAGCCTGATTCTCCAGGTGGCGGACAGGCATGCTGAAATCGCCCTGGGCGTGTTGACCTTAGGTCTGGGGATCTATTCCTACCTGAGTCCGAAGCTCGGCATCGAATATCAGGCGATCCACAGGGATAGAAACGGTTTTCTGATCGGCGGAGCCGGGTTGTTTCTGATCGGTATCCTGAATGGCTCTCTCACATCGGGGACGGGACTCTTCGTCACCCTGTGGCTGGTACGCTGGTTCGGTCTCGACTATCGACGGGCGGTAGCCCACACACTGGTCCTGGTCGGGGTCTTTTGGAACGGCAGTGGCGCCCTCACCCTCGGTATCCTCGGCGACATACATTGGGCATGGATACCGGTACTCCTCATCGGTTCGCTGCTTGGTGGTTACCTGGGAGCACACCTCTCCATCGCCAAGGGCAATCGCTGGATCAAACGGGGATTTGAGGTGGTTACCCTATTGATTGGAACCAAATTGGTTCTGGGCTGA
- a CDS encoding type IV pilus twitching motility protein PilT, which translates to MDIAELLAFSVKHNASDLHISAGLPPMIRVDGDIRRINVPALEHKVVHALVYDIMNDKQRKDFEEFLENDFSFEIPGLARFRVNAFNQARGASAVFRTIPSKVLTLEELGCPQTFKDIVDVPRGLVLVTGPTGSGKSTTLAAMMDYKNDNDYSHILTIEDPIEFVHSSKKCLINQREVHRDTLGFSEALRSALREDPDIILVGELRDLETIRLALTAAETGHLVFGTLHTSSAAKTIDRIIDVFPAGEKSMVRSMLSESLRSVIAQTLLKKIGGGRIAAWEIMVGTPAIRNLIREDKVAQMYSAIQTGQAAGMQTMDQALKELVQRGVVSRLDAKAKAQNKDQF; encoded by the coding sequence ATGGATATCGCTGAACTTCTGGCCTTCAGTGTCAAGCATAACGCATCAGATTTGCATATATCTGCCGGTTTGCCGCCCATGATTCGTGTGGATGGCGACATCAGGCGCATCAATGTCCCCGCACTTGAACACAAGGTCGTGCACGCGCTTGTGTATGACATCATGAATGATAAACAGCGCAAGGACTTCGAGGAGTTCCTTGAGAACGACTTTTCCTTCGAGATCCCCGGATTGGCGAGATTTCGTGTCAATGCCTTCAATCAGGCACGCGGGGCCTCGGCTGTTTTTCGCACCATCCCATCCAAGGTGTTGACGCTGGAAGAGCTCGGTTGTCCTCAAACCTTCAAGGATATCGTGGATGTACCCCGGGGACTGGTGTTGGTGACCGGACCGACCGGTTCCGGTAAGTCGACCACGCTTGCCGCCATGATGGATTACAAGAACGACAATGACTACTCCCATATCCTCACCATCGAGGATCCGATCGAGTTTGTTCACTCCAGTAAGAAGTGCCTGATCAACCAGCGCGAAGTGCATCGTGACACTCTGGGATTTTCCGAGGCGCTGCGTTCCGCATTGCGTGAAGATCCGGATATCATCCTGGTCGGCGAGCTGCGTGATCTGGAAACCATCCGCCTGGCGTTGACTGCCGCCGAGACCGGCCACTTGGTATTCGGTACCCTGCACACCAGTTCGGCGGCCAAGACCATCGACCGTATCATTGACGTATTTCCGGCGGGGGAGAAGTCGATGGTGCGCTCGATGCTCTCCGAATCGCTGCGATCCGTTATTGCGCAAACTCTGCTGAAAAAGATTGGCGGCGGACGAATTGCGGCGTGGGAGATCATGGTCGGCACACCCGCGATACGTAACCTGATCCGTGAGGACAAGGTTGCCCAGATGTATTCCGCGATTCAGACCGGCCAGGCGGCGGGTATGCAGACCATGGACCAGGCACTGAAGGAGTTGGTGCAGCGCGGAGTTGTAAGCCGTCTTGATGCCAAGGCCAAGGCACAAAATAAGGATCAGTTCTAA
- a CDS encoding DUF167 family protein, giving the protein MTWYRWDQKDLILHLRLQPKASRDAFIGPYGENEYKIAITAPPVDGKANRHLLKLLAKAFGLPASRVELIGGKSSRSKTVRLKSPSLLPIKFED; this is encoded by the coding sequence GTGACCTGGTATCGTTGGGATCAGAAGGATCTGATCCTCCATTTGCGTCTTCAGCCCAAGGCGTCTCGGGATGCCTTTATCGGCCCCTACGGTGAAAATGAGTATAAAATCGCCATCACGGCGCCACCCGTTGACGGTAAGGCTAACCGTCACTTGCTGAAGCTCCTCGCCAAGGCATTCGGTCTTCCCGCCTCCCGGGTCGAACTGATCGGCGGAAAAAGCTCCCGCAGCAAAACTGTACGGTTAAAGTCCCCCTCCCTACTGCCGATAAAATTTGAAGATTAG
- a CDS encoding AmpG family muropeptide MFS transporter: MNSASRISDWFKTLKVYWQPGARSMLFLGFSAGLPLLLVFGTLSYWLREAGIARSTIGFLSWVALAYGFKWVWAPLVDRLKLPWLTARLGRRRAWMLLAQLSVISGLCGLAFSDPLQGLRSFALLALLVAFSSATQDIVIDAYRIERAAVRLQGVMAANYMIGYRIAMIVSGGGALAIAQWASPTESGYYLNAWMVAYLSMAALMLVGVVTVLVIREPDVHPTRATLEQEAAVDSIIERQEWLPGLFRAFSEWFYGAVISPFADFIRRYRWHAILILALIATYRISDVVLGVISNVFYVDLGFSKREVAVVANLLGVIMTLLGAVLGGTMVTRVGVMRILLLGGILAASTNLLFAWLAGIGHNLAMLTLVISADNLSAGLATSAFVAYLSSLTNVSYSATQYALFSSVMLLLPKFVGGFSGVMVDGLGYVNFFLITASMGIPVLILILLAMHHLPPSQLPDHEGAVT, from the coding sequence GTGAATTCAGCCAGCAGGATTTCCGACTGGTTCAAGACGTTGAAGGTCTATTGGCAGCCTGGAGCCCGCAGTATGTTGTTTCTCGGCTTTTCCGCCGGACTGCCCTTGTTATTGGTCTTCGGCACCCTGTCGTACTGGCTGAGAGAGGCGGGCATCGCGCGGTCTACCATTGGGTTCCTCAGTTGGGTGGCGCTTGCATACGGTTTCAAATGGGTTTGGGCGCCACTGGTCGATCGGCTGAAACTCCCGTGGTTGACTGCCAGGCTGGGACGCCGCCGTGCCTGGATGTTGCTGGCGCAACTCTCGGTGATTTCCGGACTCTGCGGACTCGCTTTCTCCGATCCCCTGCAGGGACTGCGCAGCTTTGCCTTATTGGCGCTGTTGGTGGCCTTCTCATCAGCGACCCAGGACATCGTCATCGATGCCTATCGAATTGAGAGGGCGGCAGTCAGATTGCAAGGTGTCATGGCCGCCAACTACATGATTGGATACCGCATAGCGATGATTGTGAGCGGGGGTGGCGCCCTGGCGATCGCACAATGGGCAAGCCCGACTGAAAGCGGCTACTATCTCAACGCATGGATGGTCGCCTATCTAAGCATGGCGGCCTTGATGCTGGTGGGAGTGGTCACTGTTTTAGTGATCCGGGAACCCGATGTCCATCCAACCAGGGCAACCCTGGAGCAGGAGGCGGCGGTAGACAGCATCATTGAACGTCAAGAATGGCTGCCGGGGCTGTTTCGCGCCTTCAGCGAGTGGTTCTACGGTGCGGTGATCAGTCCGTTCGCCGATTTTATCCGGCGCTATCGTTGGCATGCAATCCTGATCCTGGCCTTGATCGCCACCTACCGGATCTCGGACGTGGTATTGGGGGTGATATCTAATGTCTTTTATGTCGATCTGGGATTCAGTAAACGTGAGGTTGCGGTCGTAGCCAATCTGCTCGGGGTGATCATGACCCTGCTTGGAGCGGTCCTTGGGGGAACGATGGTGACCCGGGTGGGGGTGATGCGTATCCTGTTATTGGGAGGTATTTTGGCCGCATCCACCAATCTGCTGTTTGCATGGTTGGCCGGCATTGGTCATAACCTGGCCATGCTGACGCTGGTGATATCAGCGGACAATCTCAGTGCCGGTCTTGCTACTTCGGCATTTGTGGCCTATCTATCCAGCCTTACCAACGTATCCTACTCGGCCACTCAATACGCACTTTTCAGCTCGGTAATGCTTTTGCTGCCTAAGTTTGTCGGTGGTTTTTCCGGTGTTATGGTCGACGGTTTGGGTTATGTGAATTTCTTTCTCATAACCGCGTCTATGGGTATACCTGTATTGATCCTGATTCTGCTGGCAATGCACCATCTGCCTCCTAGCCAGTTGCCCGATCATGAAGGAGCGGTCACTTGA
- a CDS encoding dynamin family protein: protein MEKVRFQEQLKAYEQWKTDVINTIEEYGPWLEENGMSSADVEQRIEETLTTLRGDKLTIAFVAEFSRGKTELINAIFFADYGRRLLPSDAGRTTMCPTEIFYDDVRHEAYVRLLPIETRLQDSTLSQLRHDTKQWVHYPLEIDSVEQMQAALNEVIQTKTVTLEEAKHLGLYSQELHPHQDKPPETVEIPKWRHAMISFPHDMLKKGLTILDTPGLNALGTEPELTLNMLPAAQAVLFVLGADTGVTRSDMEIWQHHVKGFQSGRQRGLMVVLNKIDTLWDDLREHEDIHDAIRSQQSDTASMLGVESKAVFPISAQKGLLAKIKNEPELLDKSGLLDLENYLGQDVLNIKQQIVLDTISSDVGQMLDNSRSMLSGKLNETKYQLEELEELSDKSDDVINNLMEKTRSEQAQYLRDVDTFQQSRKQLKQQADLLSEILSLNQLDETITKCRKEMTNSWTTSGMKTSMKNLFEETRRTMLQVVTQSEQTRKLIRAIYRKFQNEHGFAVVQPKMFSIVKYRVELELLHQEAEIFRNSPVTAMMEQNFVVKRFFSALVKRARDIFQRADKEINQWIVSALEPLVMQIKDHKEMMEKRLNNLQKIGQSRNTLQYRILELQEQYTELARQLTSLRNMSNRISNNRPLHHSQRQKPKLVKQNVS from the coding sequence ATGGAAAAGGTAAGATTTCAAGAACAGTTAAAGGCTTACGAACAGTGGAAGACGGATGTCATCAACACCATCGAGGAATATGGTCCCTGGCTGGAAGAGAACGGAATGTCCTCAGCCGATGTCGAGCAACGTATCGAAGAAACCTTGACCACCCTCAGGGGTGACAAGCTGACTATCGCCTTTGTCGCCGAATTCTCCCGTGGCAAAACCGAACTGATCAATGCCATCTTTTTTGCCGATTACGGCAGGCGCCTGCTCCCGTCCGATGCCGGCCGCACAACCATGTGCCCCACCGAGATCTTCTACGATGACGTGCGTCATGAAGCCTATGTGCGCCTGCTGCCTATCGAGACACGCCTGCAGGACAGTACACTGAGTCAGTTGCGGCACGATACCAAGCAGTGGGTCCACTACCCCCTGGAAATCGACTCGGTTGAACAGATGCAGGCCGCCCTGAATGAAGTCATCCAGACAAAAACGGTCACCCTGGAGGAAGCCAAGCATCTGGGTCTCTACAGTCAGGAGCTGCACCCCCATCAGGATAAGCCTCCGGAAACTGTAGAGATACCCAAATGGCGCCATGCCATGATCAGTTTCCCCCACGATATGCTGAAAAAGGGACTGACCATACTCGATACCCCCGGCTTGAACGCACTGGGAACAGAGCCAGAACTGACCTTGAACATGCTGCCTGCCGCCCAGGCGGTGCTTTTCGTACTTGGCGCCGATACAGGCGTGACCCGCAGTGACATGGAAATCTGGCAACACCACGTGAAGGGTTTCCAGAGTGGTCGCCAGCGTGGATTGATGGTGGTGCTGAACAAGATCGATACCTTGTGGGACGACCTGCGTGAGCATGAGGATATCCATGATGCCATCCGCAGCCAGCAAAGTGACACGGCCTCAATGTTGGGAGTGGAATCCAAAGCGGTCTTTCCCATCTCTGCACAAAAGGGACTGCTGGCCAAGATCAAAAATGAACCGGAGCTACTGGATAAGAGCGGGCTGCTGGATCTGGAAAACTATCTGGGCCAGGACGTGCTGAACATCAAACAACAGATTGTTCTCGACACCATCAGTTCCGATGTCGGTCAGATGCTGGACAACAGTCGCAGTATGCTGTCGGGCAAACTTAACGAGACAAAATATCAACTCGAAGAACTGGAGGAGTTGAGTGACAAGAGTGACGATGTCATCAACAACCTGATGGAAAAGACCCGCAGCGAACAGGCCCAGTACCTGCGCGATGTGGACACATTCCAACAGAGTCGCAAGCAACTTAAACAGCAGGCTGACCTGTTGTCAGAGATTCTCAGTCTCAATCAACTCGATGAAACCATCACCAAATGCAGAAAGGAGATGACCAACAGCTGGACCACAAGCGGCATGAAGACCTCAATGAAAAATCTCTTTGAGGAGACACGCCGCACCATGCTCCAAGTGGTCACACAAAGTGAACAGACCCGAAAGCTGATCCGCGCCATCTATCGTAAATTTCAAAACGAACATGGCTTTGCCGTCGTGCAACCGAAGATGTTCTCAATTGTAAAATACCGGGTTGAACTGGAACTGCTGCATCAGGAGGCAGAGATCTTTCGCAATAGCCCGGTTACTGCCATGATGGAACAGAACTTTGTCGTTAAACGCTTCTTCTCCGCACTTGTAAAACGTGCACGCGACATCTTCCAGCGTGCCGACAAAGAGATCAATCAATGGATCGTGAGCGCCCTCGAGCCCCTGGTGATGCAGATAAAGGATCACAAGGAGATGATGGAGAAACGTCTCAACAACCTGCAGAAGATTGGACAGTCACGCAATACCCTGCAATACCGCATCCTCGAGTTGCAGGAGCAATATACAGAACTGGCTCGCCAGTTAACTTCCTTGCGCAACATGTCCAACCGGATCAGTAACAACCGTCCACTGCATCACAGTCAACGCCAGAAACCCAAACTGGTAAAGCAGAATGTCTCCTGA
- a CDS encoding DUF4124 domain-containing protein codes for MRPRIIILIVLFILFLPLTTMAGKLYKWVDDKGQTHYTQTLPPTDAHRARSHLDEHGIVVKEVDAAKTEEELRQEAEQERLRQEQQRLVEQQQAQDRVLLRTFRSEDDIMMTRDGQLQAVDTSVRVTQANIRRLKTTLEEMQQDAANRELRGRSVPKRMLQDIETKRQALEAAYSSIIEREHDKNRIRQSFARDLKRFRELKKLEQSDDPIKEARDSFDHALQNVYHCQSGDNCEGPWQRAKAYLKAHSTTPIKIEGDHIVITGEPMEDDDISISVSRIDDRKRGYLVIFMDLQCKIISLQKRLCANGEAINRIKQGFRSELAKAGDLSQSLP; via the coding sequence ATGCGTCCGAGAATCATAATCCTGATCGTCCTATTCATACTTTTTCTGCCGCTTACCACCATGGCCGGCAAGCTCTACAAGTGGGTCGATGATAAGGGTCAGACCCATTACACTCAGACCCTTCCCCCCACGGATGCCCATCGTGCACGCTCCCACCTGGACGAGCACGGGATTGTTGTCAAAGAGGTGGATGCCGCCAAGACTGAGGAGGAACTACGGCAGGAAGCGGAGCAGGAACGGCTGCGCCAGGAACAGCAGCGCCTGGTTGAGCAACAGCAGGCCCAGGATCGTGTCCTGTTGCGTACCTTCAGAAGCGAGGATGACATTATGATGACCCGCGATGGTCAGCTTCAAGCAGTGGATACATCGGTACGTGTCACCCAGGCGAACATAAGACGCCTCAAAACGACACTTGAGGAGATGCAGCAAGATGCGGCTAATAGAGAGTTACGTGGACGCAGCGTGCCAAAAAGAATGCTTCAGGATATCGAAACCAAACGACAAGCCCTCGAAGCCGCCTACAGTTCCATCATCGAGAGGGAGCATGACAAAAACCGTATTCGTCAATCCTTTGCCCGGGATCTGAAACGTTTCCGGGAGTTGAAAAAGCTGGAACAATCCGATGACCCGATTAAAGAGGCCAGGGATTCCTTCGACCATGCCTTGCAGAATGTCTATCACTGCCAAAGCGGGGATAATTGCGAAGGCCCCTGGCAAAGGGCTAAGGCCTATCTCAAGGCCCACTCCACCACCCCCATTAAAATTGAAGGTGACCATATCGTGATCACGGGTGAACCGATGGAGGACGATGATATCAGTATCTCGGTTTCACGTATCGATGATCGCAAGCGAGGCTACTTAGTGATTTTTATGGATCTTCAGTGCAAGATCATTTCGCTGCAAAAGAGACTCTGTGCAAACGGTGAGGCTATTAATCGTATAAAGCAGGGATTCCGCAGTGAGCTTGCGAAGGCAGGCGATCTATCCCAATCCCTGCCCTGA
- a CDS encoding DUF4426 domain-containing protein yields MFFTRKVFVFLSFFLVTATGWAENSTAIPGFTIHHNAIPSASLEPSIARQYGIQRSKYRGMLNVSVIKSVEGTTGESSEAVVLAKANNIRGQLISIPMRKITEDDAVYYIGEFRIADQEKLNFEIQVQPKGETRYYTAKLSQEFFID; encoded by the coding sequence ATGTTTTTTACCAGAAAAGTTTTTGTTTTCCTTTCATTTTTTCTTGTGACCGCCACCGGCTGGGCGGAAAACAGCACCGCGATACCCGGATTCACCATTCACCACAATGCCATCCCCAGCGCCTCACTGGAGCCCTCAATCGCGAGGCAATATGGCATTCAGCGGAGTAAATACCGGGGTATGTTGAACGTCAGTGTCATCAAGTCCGTAGAGGGAACAACAGGTGAATCCTCAGAAGCCGTTGTATTGGCCAAGGCCAACAATATACGCGGACAATTGATCAGTATTCCGATGCGAAAAATCACCGAAGACGATGCTGTCTACTACATTGGAGAGTTCCGTATCGCCGACCAGGAGAAACTCAACTTTGAGATCCAGGTTCAACCAAAAGGTGAAACCCGCTACTACACGGCAAAGTTGTCACAGGAGTTTTTCATCGACTAA
- the proC gene encoding pyrroline-5-carboxylate reductase yields the protein MSNNNITFIGGGNMATSLINGLIADGYEKQRITVSDPDAEKLAQLAARCGVHTQSDNNSAISNAEVVVLAVKPQVLKSVAQDLAAAIQQVKPLVISIAAGVKESSLRNWLGGEVALVRSMPNTPAMIQSGATGLHAGPGVSEAQRNQAESILRAVGVTRWVEEESMMDAVTAVSGSGPAYFFLIMEAIESSARQMGLDEDTARLLTLQTALGAARMALESSDSPAVLRQKVTSPGGTTERALDILEEGKIRTLIDMALHGAQERSVELSEMLGEQ from the coding sequence ATGAGTAACAACAACATTACATTCATTGGTGGCGGCAACATGGCCACCAGCCTGATAAACGGCTTGATTGCAGACGGCTACGAGAAGCAGCGTATCACGGTCAGCGACCCCGACGCTGAGAAGCTCGCCCAGCTGGCTGCCCGTTGCGGCGTTCATACCCAATCAGACAATAACAGCGCTATCAGTAACGCCGAGGTGGTCGTATTGGCGGTCAAACCGCAAGTGCTTAAATCCGTGGCCCAGGACCTGGCAGCAGCCATACAGCAGGTCAAACCGCTGGTGATATCCATCGCGGCCGGCGTCAAGGAGTCCAGCTTGCGAAATTGGCTGGGAGGAGAAGTGGCCCTGGTACGCAGCATGCCGAACACCCCAGCCATGATTCAGTCCGGGGCGACAGGCCTTCATGCCGGCCCGGGGGTGAGCGAGGCACAGCGTAACCAGGCTGAAAGCATACTGCGGGCAGTGGGAGTCACACGCTGGGTTGAGGAGGAGTCGATGATGGACGCCGTCACAGCGGTCTCCGGCAGTGGCCCCGCCTACTTCTTTCTCATCATGGAGGCGATCGAGTCCTCCGCCCGGCAGATGGGTCTGGATGAGGATACGGCCCGCCTGCTCACCCTGCAGACGGCCTTGGGCGCCGCCCGTATGGCTCTGGAGAGCAGTGATTCACCTGCGGTCTTGAGACAAAAGGTCACCTCTCCGGGTGGTACGACAGAACGTGCTCTGGATATCCTCGAGGAGGGCAAGATACGAACCCTGATCGATATGGCCTTACATGGGGCTCAAGAGCGCTCAGTCGAGCTCTCAGAAATGCTGGGAGAGCAATAA
- a CDS encoding YggT family protein, translating into MGGSYLTDPVVFLIQTLFGLYILAVLLRFLLQLVRADFYNPISQFLVKVTNPPLKIFRRIIPGVGGIDLSSLILAWLLKAIELFLIISLAGTGINLIAPFIWAIPELVELFINIYLFGILIQVILSWVNPGSYNPATALLYSLTGPLMRPAQKILPPMGGIDLSPMLVMIGLILLKMLLLPPLRQVASSPFL; encoded by the coding sequence ATGGGCGGCAGTTACCTTACCGATCCCGTCGTCTTTCTGATACAGACACTGTTCGGGCTCTACATCCTGGCAGTGTTGCTGCGCTTCCTGCTGCAGCTGGTAAGAGCGGATTTCTACAACCCGATTTCCCAATTTCTAGTGAAAGTGACCAACCCTCCATTGAAGATTTTTCGCCGCATAATTCCAGGTGTTGGCGGTATAGACCTCTCCTCACTCATACTCGCCTGGCTGCTTAAAGCCATCGAACTGTTTCTCATCATTAGTCTTGCCGGAACCGGCATCAACCTGATCGCCCCCTTCATCTGGGCCATCCCTGAGCTGGTGGAGTTATTCATCAATATCTATCTGTTTGGGATATTGATTCAGGTTATCCTCAGCTGGGTGAACCCAGGCAGCTATAACCCGGCCACGGCCTTGCTGTACAGCCTGACTGGTCCTCTGATGCGACCGGCACAGAAGATCCTTCCCCCGATGGGTGGCATCGATCTCTCGCCTATGCTGGTTATGATTGGCCTTATATTGCTGAAAATGCTGCTGTTGCCCCCACTCCGCCAGGTCGCGAGCAGTCCTTTTCTGTGA